The Plasmodium falciparum 3D7 genome assembly, chromosome: 12 genome contains the following window.
TTATTAACGTCTAAAATATGATCATTATGTTGGATATccttatacatattatcatcaatGGTATTTTCATTAGGTAATTGATTATTCAATCCGTTTGGTAAATCTTtaaaatattgtaatataaaatcCTGTTTCAATCGATTCCATTCATTATCTGTAAGTTTATTACTATCATGTTTATCATAGATATGGGTGTCATTAGTATATCCTCCATATGATCTGTATGACTATCTGGTGTATCctgtttattatatgttttgcTACTTGATTTTAGTAATACTTTAATTaaagttttatattttggaCTACCaggcacatatatattatttacaccAATATCTTCCTATTCACTTTCTAACGAAGATGTAATATCTGTGGTGTCACCATAATAATCGATATAGTGGTCTATACTTCTTGGTGATTCttctacatatatgtatgtttttcCTATATATCGATCACTTGTGTAAGGTACATACCTATTGGTAGAAGATTTATAAGGTATTCCATAATCATTTTGTGGTATATCAATAACACGAATTAGCTTCGTAGGTCGAAGTTTGGGCTTTTTctagaaacaaaaaaaaaaaagatgcaTATGTaggtatatatgtattaatatatatgggtgcaatataaatgtatatacatgtttatttatttattatttttttttttttaatttttattttgatttgaACAAGTTTGTTtctatattccttttttttttcttctttttccttttttcaatataattccatatattaaatatatatgaaatatacataaaacatatagatatatacaacacaaaacacacatatatatcaatatatataaaaaatgtccCCAAAAAACCCacaaattatacatatatatatttattaccttCAAATAATAGAAAAGGAACGCTGTCGAGGCTAATGGAAAAACTATTCTAACAAGTAGACTAGAAGATGTTATCAATCAAATGGGGATGTATTACTTGAGTCGTGTTTTGAGGTTTTTGATGATTTGGATGGGGACACTGTTTGTACAGATCCTGATTGTCCGTGTGCTCCCCGTAATACGATTTATCTGGTTCCATGTGGTGATACTTGTGACGGGTTACTACGTGATGTGTCTAGATTCTGTGATGGAGGGGGACTACTACTGCTTGAtgataaagaagaagaacTACTACTAATACTTTGTGTATCATGTTGGCTAGCACCACCACCTGAACCAGGTACGAGATTTGTATCACAGTTACCTAGAACATCAACACCAGGAGCAGGTTAAGGAGCAAGACTAGCACCTTGCCTACCAGGATCATCACCAATACTTCTAAATAAACTAATGGTTTTGTTTATTTCACTTAGAACACTTGTTTCAGCTATTAAACCAGTTCATATTCCAAAATTTGTAGCACCACCCGCAAAAGGTAAAACAGTCTTTGTTATTTCTTTCTACATATATTCTCGATTTACTGCTCACCAGTCTTGACgcaatttataatatttgggGGTGGTGGCTGTCGCTATCATATTTTTCGGTGCCTTTAAATTTGTCTTTAATTTTACCAAATGTTTGTTCTAAATAACCTTGTAGCAACATCTGTTGACTTTGTTTGCTCCACACATCTGTGCCTCTTATAATATCTGCAATATCTGCAAAACTGTAACGTACATCTCCACATACATCCGGTTGGTCTTTACTCGATACACCAGGATGATATTGTGTGATATTTTGCGATTCTTTATTCGAAGCAAGAAGTACATCGCCCAAAAAGGTATTGCTagcattattattaccagtACGTGTAACACTATCCACAACTAAATTCTCCAAATTCGTTGTACACATATATTGTCTTTTAGGAgataatataacatttttgtgGTTAtgttttacatttttgttaTCTGGTTCCCATACCTTTCTTATAGTTAATCATTTACCATCCTTATCTTTGCCTTCACATGGATTATTTGATGAACTATTATTAATGTAATATGACGTGGTAATGTTGCAAATTTCTCTACTAATATGTTTTCATTAAACATCATTCGTAAATATTACATCAAATATACTACCTTTCAATTTATCTATAACATCCCTTGCCTTCAATCGTGACACTTCCCCTTCCAGTATGTCTTTCGCGATATTCGTCATGGTTTTGTTGGTGGTACCACAAGAGCTCAACGTCATTTTTGTTATGTGcgatattaatatatatgttttattaccattttatgtatatatatatatatgtgtgtaggagtatttatattatttgtggCGCTACTTAAATAAGTTTAAAcaatttatatgaattaatGATTTTCACAtctattcatatatttatcgAGTTACATATACATTCACATACATaccaatacatatatatatccccACTTATCTGCGACATTtggaatattttatatacttgtggttcatatatatgtggttTTAATATACGTGGTTTAAATATATGCTGTTTTTTGAATTGTggttttttaaatatatttggtTCAAACATATGTGGTGATAATAGTATTTGTGGTTAAAATACCTGtgtttttttgtattttcctGTGGTATAATTGTCGTGATAGTTGTGGTTGTAATGGTGGTGcatattgtatattatgttatgttttttttttttatttgtttttgtgtttttatattatatattatgttatattatatttttaatgttgttgacttattatatacaatgttatatacatatacgtagtgttatatatattaagtataATGACTATAGtcgttaatattatttagtttaaaaatataaactactggaaaattaaaataaaataatattttattatttgtattatttttataattactattgttattattattgttattaatactactattattagtAATAATACTATTATTAGTAATAATACTATTATTAGTAGAATTTATAGTAATCCTATGAttagttttattatttgcaGTAACATAGTTCGTATTAATACTACTATTAAGGTTTaatattgttcttttttgtttatttattttttatggtatttaaaaataaaataaaataaataaaaacacattaaaaataaaaatagataGATCAAGCctatttaaagaaaatatgtatcgattaaatatatacataaatgaatatgaatagaaacaaatatacatatacagattatatcataaaaaaaatatatataaatgagtACTTATggtaacatatatacatacatatgtagatcatataataaaaatatgtatataaatgaattcatacaatataaaaatatatatcgaaaaaaaaatatatatatgtatatgtatatgtatatatatatatattcttattttttttttatctttattttgtcattctattatcattattattatactattattatttcgaaatctataataataataataataagaataaataatttttttattttatataaaaaaaaatatatatgatacaattttctctttttccctatgaatatctatatatatatttttaaaaataaaaataacataaggaaatacatatatacagaATATATAacgaatatatttaaataaataaatatatatatatatatatatatatatcatatcatatcatttttcatcatatattttgatgAGTTTCTTtggtgtatatatatatttggttTGAAGGTTTGATGGCTCAATGGAGAGGGTTGAAGGTATATGTGTGTTGAATATATGTTAGTTGTATGAGTAGGTATGcatgtatacatattaaaatatttatgtctATGTtgaattgtttatatttattatttttggtattttttggatttttgttattttggGGGAATttcaatttgtttttttgggAATATATgccaaacatatatatatatatatataataatattataactatTGGGGGTATCAATTATTGTATAGAACGCATATGTATTATGTATTCTATATATagtccatatatatatatatatatatatatacgtattatatatgtattttatataatttatgtttatattatttgcatacataaattataacatatatatagtttaGTATGTGTTTAAACGACATTagttatatgaatatattggtatgcatatatttataaaattgtaatatatgataacagaatttttcattaatatagATTAAATGAACCTTTTATTAATAActtatatttgaatatatatatttatatttttatacatataatgtatttcttttatattatattatattatattatattatattatattatattatattatattatattatattatattatattatattatattatattatattatattatattatattatattatattatattatatatattataaattacattataaatataaaaaaaaataaaaaatattatatttataatgtatttttatttttaatataacggaaaatataaatatatatatatatatatatatatctatatatgaaTTGTTTTTTATGTAGAAATATGatagataatatagataGAGAGAAACGGAAGAACATTTTTTgtctctctttttttttttttttacctctaatatttatatatatatatttgtatatatatatatatatatatatatatataaatatatctatatgtataaataaataaagtgaacagatatacataaaatctttttttttttttttttttgttttttttatagtttttataatttattataataaaataatatttatatctatgTTGTATTATTCgatattttctattttatgtATTCTAGTATTTTTTggtattgtttttttattttttgtattcttttatatttttatatgctaTAATTTGTATTTTCCTAttcttttgtaatttttctGTATTCTTTTGAATTTTAGTTCTATATGTTATCATCTCTAgggtttttttttataaatataaatataacatacaaaaaaaatatatatatatatatttatatgtatacataccttttaagtataaaaaaaatcaaacaataatatatatatatatatatatatatatattctattcTTCCGTTACTCTCTATCTATATATACACTctctatataaaaaagaacacatatatatatacttgtatttatgataataataatgtaatctataaaattatataacacCATGTTGTCGGCACAATGGTACGGTCGTCATCGCGTGCTTCTCGGCCTAAGTATTATCAAGCCACTAGTGCGAAGGAGCTTTTGGATCAAATTGGACAAAGTGTTCACGCAGAAGTACAAAGAGATgctaaaaaatatgtaagtGAATTGAAAGGAAATTTGTCAAGAGCAACATATCCAAAAGATGAATCCCCTAAAGGAACGACATCACCGGATCCATGCCATCTTGATTATAGATATCATACTAATGTTACCAAGGGACATGGTAAGGAGTATCCTTGTGAAGATAGACCAGAAGTTCGATTTTCTGATACAGAAGGAGCACAATGTGATAAgagtaaaataaaagataataaaggTAAAAGTGAAGGTGCATGTGCTCCATACCGACGCTCGTCTCTATGTGATCATCATTTATCATACATGAATGCTGGTAAAACTAATACGACAGATAATTTATTGTTAGAGGTGTGTATGGCAGCACAATATGAAGGACAATCAATAAGAGGTCAACATGACAAACATAAACTagacaataataattctaGTTCTCAATTATGTACCGTTTTAGCACGAAGTTTTGCAGATATAGGTGATATTATAAGAGGAAGAGATTTGTATCGTCGAGATAAAGGAGAAGAGACAAAATTAGAAAAGAATTTGAAAGAAATTTtcaagaatatatataatgagtTGACGACGAAAAATGGCACAAAAGAACGCTACAATGATACagataattattttcaattACGAGAAGATTGGTGGGAAGAAAATAGAGAAACAGTATGGAAAGCTATCACATGCCACGTTGTGAGtggtaataattattttcgaCACACATGTAGTGATGAAAACCATCCAACTGCGACTCAAGGTAACTGCCGATGTATAGGCGCAACAGTTCCCACATATTTCGATTATGTGCCGCAGTATCTTCGCTGGTTCGAGGAATGGGCGGAAGATTTTTgtcgtaaaaaaaaaaaaaaactaccAAACGTTAAAACAAATTGTCGTggagaaaataataaaaaatattgtagTGGTGATGGATTTGATTGCACAAAAACTATTAGAGCCAAATATATCTATGCTATAGGTGATGAGTGTACTAAATGTTCTTTTTGGTGtggtttttataaaaaatggttAGAAAACCAAAAACAAGAATTtctaaaacaaaaaaagaaatacgAAACAGAAATATCAGGTGGTGGTGGTAGGAAAAAACGAGCTGCACGTAGTAGTGGtagtaatagtaattatGATGGATATGAAAgtaaattttataacatacTTAAAGGTATACCTGAAGGGGGCCTTGATAAATTTTtagatttattaaataaagaagaagtaTGCACAAAGTTTAGTGAAGACGAAGGAACAATTGATTTTACCAaacatgataataaaaataatgatcaGAAAggaacattttattattcgaAATATTGTGAAATATGTCCCGAATGTGGAGTAAGAAAGGGAACATTTGAAGAGAAACCAAAAAATGAAAGTGGTGAATGCGATGGTAAAAAACTTTATACAATTACAGATTATGCCGAATCTACTGATATCAACGTCCTTTCCTTCGGTGATGAACGTGAtcagataaaaaaaaaaatagatgaGTTTtgtgataaaaatgatattaataaacAGGAACTAACTGAACAATGGAAATGTTATGAAGAGCAAGATATAGAAAATGATGGACAGGATGACTATAAAGACGATGTAAATGGTTCAGGTGGAATATGTATATTGGAAAAGACGAACGGCGACAAAAATGGGAAAAAGCAAAAGACATTCAATGATTTTTTTCACTTTTGGGTACGACATTTATTGAACGATTCTATAGAATGGAGAGACAAacttaaaaaatgtatagaAGATCCTgagaaaaaatgtaaaaatggATGTAACAAAAAATGTGAATGTTATGAACGATGggttgataaaaaaaaaggagaatggaaaaatataaaagaccATTTTGACAAGCAACCAGGTTTTGACCAAACATTTCCTCCTTATTATGTTCTTGAAGATGTTTTGGAAGAGTCTTATTTTCCAATTATTCAAGAAGCTTATGGGGATTCAACAGCAATACAAGGAATTAAGAAAACGttggaaaagaaaaaaaaagagaaaggTGCAAATATTTCCGAAGAGAAAACAATACTTGATGAATTTCTCAATCACGAATTAAAAGACGCAGAAACATGCAAAAACTGTGAACCAAGAAAATTCAAAAATCCATGTAGTGGCGACACAAGTGGTGATAGTAACAAACAATACGAAGCGGTGGCGAACACGGTGGCGCAAATATTACAGGGGAAGGCACAAAAACAATTGCATGGTAATGGTAGTAGAAATGCgttaaaaggaaatatacAGAACGCGAAAATTAATAATGGCCGTAAGCCAAATCCGTTGACGGATGCATGTCAAATAACGAAAAATCATTCCAATGGTAAGGGCGATTCAAATAATCCATGTAATAACAAAGGTAATCGGCTTAAAATAGGACAAGTATGGTCAATTAAAAATGATACGTCATACACTGACGTCTATATGCCTCCACGACGTCAACATATGTGTACATCAAatttagaaaaattaaattatgcCAGTGTCATAGGTAGTAATAATGTTAATGACAAGTTTTTGGTAGAAGTGTTACATGCAGCAAAATCCGAAGCAGAattcataaaaaagaagtataatgaaaaacaaaatgatggCAAAAATGGCCTGAGGAAAGATCAGGCAACTACATGTCGTGCTATACGCTACAGTTTTGCTGATATTGGAGATATTATACGAGGAAAAGATCTGTGGGACGATAACAATGATGCAAAAAGTCTGCAAACAAATTTGAAAgcaatatttaaaaaaattaaagagaAACATCCTGGCATCGAAGGCAACGACAAATATGTAAAGGACAACGAAAATAAACAATTACGTTCCGACTGGTGGGAAGCAAATAGACGTCAAGTATGGAACGCAATGACATGTGAAACACCCAATGGTGACAATATCAAATGTGATGTTCATGATGTGCCTGTTGACGATTATATCCCACAAAGATTGCGTTGGATGACTGAATGGGCCGAATGGTTCTGTAAAGCGCAATCACAGGAGTATGACAAGTTGTTCATGCAATGTGCTAAGTGTATGGGTAATGGTCAAGGTTGTACGAAAGATAGTAGTGATGGTGAATGTGAGAAATGCAAAGAAGCTTGTACATCATATGCAAATTTTATTAACACATGGAAACCTCAATGGGTACCTATGCAAATACAATACGCACTATTATACTCATACGTAGGTAAATCTGGTACTATTGGTTTGGGTGGTTATCCCGACTATAAACAAGTGGTACATTTCTTCGAAGAATTAcaaaaagaatatgaaaaCGCCACTAGATCTAGTAGTACCACTAAGGTTTCCTCCACCGCCTCCCCGATCACCCCCTATAGTTCCCCTGAAGGTTACATCCACCAAGAACTCCCAATCACGGGGTGCCAGAAACAAAAAGagttttgttattataaaaatggcCTAACCTCACGTAGTAGTGATGCCAAAGAAAACAAGAATTATGCCTTTAAAAATCCACCTCATGGGTACGATTTGGCGTGTACATGTAACACTAGGGATCAACAAACAGATGGACGTGGTCGCGTCGCCGTCAACCCAGACGACAACATCATCACACCTGGACGCATTGACAACGgtgaagatgatgaagaatcCGATGAGGAAGACTTCGAAGAAGAAGAACTCGAAAACGACGACGCAGGCGGCGGCAGTGACGTCGGCGAGGAGGAGGACGTCAGTAACCACCAGGAAGATAAGGGACCACAAAAAGAAGATACACCACAAATAGACGTCTGCGCCATCGTAAAAACCGCACTTACTACACCAGGCAATCTAACACAGGCTTGCAAACAAAAGTATGGCCCCAAAGCACCCACAGGTTGGAAATGTGTACCAAGTGGTGACAGTACTACCACTGGTGAAGCTCGTGCTCGACGTGTCGCACGTAGTGCCGAACCACGTGGTAGTGAACCCACTAGTGATAAGGGTTCCATATGTGTGCCACCCAGGAGGCGAAAACTATACCTTGGTGGTTTCAAACGATTGACAGACGGCACCGCGGTGTCGAGTGAAACCACTTCGGCGACCTCGTCGCACGCATCAAATGGTGACGCGCTCCTTACCGCCTTCGTGGAAAGTGCCTCGGTTGAGACGTTTTTTGCATGGCATAAGTATAAAATGGAGAAAAAACAACCAGCACAAGAAGGAGCGGGACTTGGATTATCACTCCTCGAACAAGAAGTGTCACCGGAGGACGACCCCGAAAAACAGTTACAAACTGGTACCATACCCCCCGATTTCTTGAGATTAATGTTTTATACTTTAGGTGATTATAGAGATATATTAGATGGGAAGAATATGGAGGTGGTGAACTTGTTAAAGGATGGTAGTCCTAGTGATAAAGAAATGTATAcaagagaaaataaaataaatcaagCTATAGATAATCATTTTTCA
Protein-coding sequences here:
- a CDS encoding erythrocyte membrane protein 1, PfEMP1 — encoded protein: MVRSSSRASRPKYYQATSAKELLDQIGQSVHAEVQRDAKKYVSELKGNLSRATYPKDESPKGTTSPDPCHLDYRYHTNVTKGHGKEYPCEDRPEVRFSDTEGAQCDKSKIKDNKGKSEGACAPYRRSSLCDHHLSYMNAGKTNTTDNLLLEVCMAAQYEGQSIRGQHDKHKLDNNNSSSQLCTVLARSFADIGDIIRGRDLYRRDKGEETKLEKNLKEIFKNIYNELTTKNGTKERYNDTDNYFQLREDWWEENRETVWKAITCHVVSGNNYFRHTCSDENHPTATQGNCRCIGATVPTYFDYVPQYLRWFEEWAEDFCRKKKKKLPNVKTNCRGENNKKYCSGDGFDCTKTIRAKYIYAIGDECTKCSFWCGFYKKWLENQKQEFLKQKKKYETEISGGGGRKKRAARSSGSNSNYDGYESKFYNILKGIPEGGLDKFLDLLNKEEVCTKFSEDEGTIDFTKHDNKNNDQKGTFYYSKYCEICPECGVRKGTFEEKPKNESGECDGKKLYTITDYAESTDINVLSFGDERDQIKKKIDEFCDKNDINKQELTEQWKCYEEQDIENDGQDDYKDDVNGSGGICILEKTNGDKNGKKQKTFNDFFHFWVRHLLNDSIEWRDKLKKCIEDPEKKCKNGCNKKCECYERWVDKKKGEWKNIKDHFDKQPGFDQTFPPYYVLEDVLEESYFPIIQEAYGDSTAIQGIKKTLEKKKKEKGANISEEKTILDEFLNHELKDAETCKNCEPRKFKNPCSGDTSGDSNKQYEAVANTVAQILQGKAQKQLHGNGSRNALKGNIQNAKINNGRKPNPLTDACQITKNHSNGKGDSNNPCNNKGNRLKIGQVWSIKNDTSYTDVYMPPRRQHMCTSNLEKLNYASVIGSNNVNDKFLVEVLHAAKSEAEFIKKKYNEKQNDGKNGLRKDQATTCRAIRYSFADIGDIIRGKDLWDDNNDAKSLQTNLKAIFKKIKEKHPGIEGNDKYVKDNENKQLRSDWWEANRRQVWNAMTCETPNGDNIKCDVHDVPVDDYIPQRLRWMTEWAEWFCKAQSQEYDKLFMQCAKCMGNGQGCTKDSSDGECEKCKEACTSYANFINTWKPQWVPMQIQYALLYSYVGKSGTIGLGGYPDYKQVVHFFEELQKEYENATRSSSTTKVSSTASPITPYSSPEGYIHQELPITGCQKQKEFCYYKNGLTSRSSDAKENKNYAFKNPPHGYDLACTCNTRDQQTDGRGRVAVNPDDNIITPGRIDNGEDDEESDEEDFEEEELENDDAGGGSDVGEEEDVSNHQEDKGPQKEDTPQIDVCAIVKTALTTPGNLTQACKQKYGPKAPTGWKCVPSGDSTTTGEARARRVARSAEPRGSEPTSDKGSICVPPRRRKLYLGGFKRLTDGTAVSSETTSATSSHASNGDALLTAFVESASVETFFAWHKYKMEKKQPAQEGAGLGLSLLEQEVSPEDDPEKQLQTGTIPPDFLRLMFYTLGDYRDILDGKNMEVVNLLKDGSPSDKEMYTRENKINQAIDNHFSKNENQATTGVNQSSSGGVPSSSGHSSSSTVTPPGPPQTSGTTPKTWWQKNGEHIWNGMICALTYEDNGAKGTSNALQQNEEVKKALWDETTKKPKDEKYQYDQVKLDENSVTDGPRTTSPGTSGDTPPTLSQFISRPPYFRYLEEWGETFCRQRTRMLKNVKDNCTKDDKQKYSGDGEECEKVLVEEANTFKDLEGRSCADSCRSYKKWIGRKKDEYDEQESAYGQQQKEYVNGSKGAGRNNDDKEFCTKLEKTWTTAGDFLKSLGPCKNNDNGEGTIKFNGGQTFQHTNLCDSCSEFKIKCENGVCSGDTKVECNGKTPIAATEIAKMITSTEGVFMTVSDNSDHKFDDGLKDCQHAGIFKGIRKDVWTCGNVCGYVVCKPKEGNRETASGENKDQIITIRALVTHWVQNFLEDYKKIKHKFLNCTKNGQSKCINGCNNKCTCVETWISTKKGEWKNIKERFIEQYKGEPSDEYFNVRSCLETFIPQIPVADVKNEVIKLSQFDNSCGCSFSAHKQKDSNQDSIECMIKNLEKKIDECKTQHYPSGKPEEQCKEPPPEDDYEDENEKKVESPTICPKETVDQKTKVEDEKCDKTRPVVPKEDRQEEEESKKKKDETALPPPEPPADSPPPAAPTKPLPSDNTSDILKTTIPFGIALALTSIALLFLKKKTKSSVGNLFQILQIPKSDYDIPTPKSSNRYIPYVSDTYKGKTYIYMEGDSSGEEKYAFMSDTTDVTSSESEYEELDINEIYPYQSPKYKTLIEVVLEPSGKNTTASGNNTTASGKNTPSDTQNDIQNDGIPSDTPNTPSDIPKTPSDTPPPITDEEWNQLKHDFISNMLQNTQNTEPNMLGYNVDNNTHPTPSRHTLDQKPFITSIHDRNLYTGEEYNYNVNMSTNSMDDTKYVSNNVYSGIDLINDSLNSGNQPIDIYDELLKRKENELFGTNHPKHTNTHNVTKSSNSDPIDNQLDLFHTWLDRHRDMCEKLKNDNERLAKLKEEWENETHSGNTHPSDSNKTLNTDVSIQIHMDNPKPINEFTYVDSNPNQVDDTYVDSNPDNSSMDTILEDLEKYNEPYYYDMYDDDIYYDVNDHDASTVDSNNMDVPSKVQIEMDVNTKLVKEKYPIADVWDI